From Nitrobacter sp. NHB1, a single genomic window includes:
- the nuoL gene encoding NADH-quinone oxidoreductase subunit L — MIEAIVFLPLIGAILAGLIALAGAHWRNPSGDTVDHHDAHDHAHAAVAHDDHGHGDVHGHDDHHVSEPPAAGSRAAELITTILLIVSAGLSWVVFVDVGFMHHDARIALFPWINSGDLQIAWSLRVDTLTAVMLVVVTTVSSLVHFYSIGYMDEDPNRPRFFGYLSLFTFAMLMLVTSDNLVQMFFGWEGVGLASYLLIGFWYRKPSANAAAIKAFVVNRIGDFGFSLGIFALFMLIGSIDFDTIFSAAPGLTGKTVHFLAWDINALTLICLLLFMGAMGKSAQFLLHTWLPDAMEGPTPVSALIHAATMVTAGVFMVARLSPLFELAPDAQAFVMFIGATTAFFAATIALVQNDIKRIIAYSTCSQLGYMFVAMAAGAYSVGMFHLFTHAFFKALMFLGSGSVIYAMHHEQDIRYMGGLKDRIPYTYFVMVIGALALTGFPLTAGYFSKDAIIESAYVSHNPFAFYGFAMTVIAAGLTSVYTWRMIFKTFHGKPHDRAHYEAAHESPIWMLIPIGILAAGSILSGFPFKELFAGHGVEEFFRGSVKMHPHIIEEMHQIPQAIGFLPTAMMILGFVVAWVLDIRRPYLAVQLARRHRMLYQFLLNKWYFDELYELIFVRPTKWLGRFLWKKGDGFVIDGLGPDGVSARVLDVTRNVVRLQTGYLYHYAFAMLMGAAGLITWFMFGAGGQ, encoded by the coding sequence ATGATCGAGGCGATCGTCTTTTTGCCGCTGATCGGCGCGATCCTCGCCGGGCTGATTGCACTGGCAGGCGCGCATTGGCGCAACCCCAGCGGGGATACGGTCGATCATCACGACGCCCACGATCATGCGCACGCGGCGGTCGCGCATGACGATCACGGGCACGGTGATGTCCACGGTCACGACGACCATCATGTCAGCGAACCGCCGGCCGCGGGATCGCGCGCAGCAGAACTGATCACCACGATTCTTCTGATCGTGTCGGCCGGACTGTCGTGGGTGGTGTTCGTCGATGTCGGCTTCATGCATCACGACGCACGGATAGCGCTGTTCCCCTGGATCAATTCGGGCGATTTGCAAATCGCGTGGTCGCTGCGGGTCGATACGCTGACGGCGGTGATGCTGGTGGTCGTCACCACGGTATCGTCGCTGGTGCATTTTTATTCCATCGGCTACATGGACGAGGATCCGAACCGCCCGCGCTTTTTCGGCTATCTGTCGCTGTTCACCTTCGCGATGCTGATGTTGGTGACGTCGGACAACCTGGTGCAGATGTTCTTCGGTTGGGAAGGCGTTGGTCTTGCCAGCTATTTGCTGATCGGATTCTGGTATCGGAAGCCCTCGGCGAATGCGGCGGCGATCAAGGCTTTTGTGGTCAATCGTATCGGCGACTTCGGTTTTTCACTCGGCATCTTTGCGTTGTTCATGCTGATCGGTTCGATCGATTTCGATACCATCTTCAGCGCGGCGCCCGGGTTGACCGGAAAGACGGTCCACTTCCTCGCCTGGGACATCAACGCGCTGACGTTGATCTGTCTGCTGCTGTTCATGGGCGCCATGGGCAAGTCGGCCCAGTTCCTGTTGCACACCTGGCTACCGGACGCCATGGAAGGCCCGACGCCGGTATCGGCGCTGATCCACGCGGCGACCATGGTGACGGCCGGGGTGTTCATGGTGGCGCGGCTGTCGCCGTTGTTCGAGCTGGCGCCGGATGCACAGGCTTTCGTGATGTTTATCGGCGCAACCACGGCGTTCTTTGCGGCGACGATCGCTCTTGTCCAGAACGATATCAAGCGAATCATAGCTTATTCGACCTGTTCGCAGCTCGGCTACATGTTCGTTGCGATGGCAGCGGGGGCTTACTCCGTCGGCATGTTCCATTTGTTCACCCACGCCTTCTTCAAGGCGCTGATGTTCCTGGGTTCGGGATCTGTGATCTACGCGATGCATCACGAGCAGGATATCCGCTATATGGGCGGCCTGAAGGATCGTATCCCCTACACGTATTTTGTCATGGTGATCGGCGCGCTGGCGCTGACGGGATTTCCGCTGACGGCCGGTTATTTTTCGAAGGATGCGATCATCGAATCCGCCTACGTGTCTCACAATCCCTTCGCGTTCTACGGTTTCGCGATGACCGTCATCGCGGCCGGACTGACCTCGGTTTATACATGGAGGATGATCTTCAAGACCTTCCATGGTAAGCCGCACGATCGGGCTCACTATGAGGCCGCGCACGAAAGTCCGATCTGGATGCTGATTCCGATCGGTATTCTCGCCGCTGGATCGATCCTCTCGGGATTCCCGTTCAAGGAACTGTTCGCTGGTCACGGCGTAGAGGAATTTTTTCGTGGGTCGGTGAAGATGCATCCGCACATCATCGAAGAGATGCATCAGATTCCGCAAGCCATTGGCTTCCTGCCGACGGCGATGATGATTTTGGGCTTCGTGGTGGCATGGGTGCTCGATATCCGCCGGCCTTATCTGGCGGTCCAACTCGCCCGCCGGCATCGGATGCTCTATCAGTTCCTGCTCAACAAGTGGTACTTCGACGAACTGTATGAGCTGATCTTCGTGCGTCCGACGAAGTGGCTTGGCCGCTTCCTGTGGAAGAAGGGCGATGGCTTCGTCATTGACGGCTTGGGTCCCGACGGCGTGTCGGCACGGGTGCTCGATGTCACTCGCAATGTGGTGAGATTGCAGACCGGCTATCTCTATCACTATGCGTTCGCGATGCTGATGGGGGCCGCAGGTCTGATCACCTGGTTTATGTTCGGCGCGGGAGGCCAGTGA
- a CDS encoding DUF1467 family protein, with protein MVNTISSGFAIYFVVWWITLFVMLPIGVRSQHEDGEHIPGTDPGAPVMPLMRRKLIGTTVLSMVIYGIATWAYYAGLLNVVWLSQLMGFSG; from the coding sequence ATGGTTAATACAATCTCCTCCGGTTTTGCCATCTACTTCGTCGTATGGTGGATAACGCTATTCGTGATGCTGCCGATCGGCGTGCGGAGCCAGCATGAAGACGGCGAGCACATTCCGGGCACCGATCCCGGAGCTCCGGTGATGCCGTTGATGCGCCGCAAACTGATCGGGACCACGGTTCTTTCAATGGTCATCTATGGTATCGCGACGTGGGCGTATTATGCAGGTTTGCTTAATGTCGTGTGGCTGTCGCAGTTGATGGGCTTTTCGGGTTAG
- the nuoK gene encoding NADH-quinone oxidoreductase subunit NuoK — protein MTIGLGHYLAVAAILFTLGILGIFLNRKNIIVILMSVELILLAVNINLVAFSAFLGDIVGQVFALLVLTVAAAEAAIGLAVLVVYFRNRGSIAVEDVNLMKG, from the coding sequence ATGACGATCGGGCTCGGGCACTACCTGGCGGTCGCCGCGATCCTGTTCACCCTGGGGATTCTCGGTATCTTCCTCAACCGCAAGAATATCATCGTCATCCTGATGTCGGTGGAGCTGATCCTGCTGGCGGTCAATATCAACCTGGTGGCGTTTTCAGCGTTCCTGGGCGACATCGTTGGACAGGTGTTTGCGCTGCTGGTGCTTACGGTCGCCGCGGCTGAGGCGGCGATCGGTCTTGCTGTTCTCGTTGTGTATTTCCGCAACCGCGGCTCGATCGCGGTTGAGGACGTCAATCTGATGAAGGGCTGA
- a CDS encoding NADH-quinone oxidoreductase subunit J — translation MILPALFFYLFAGVCVASAAMVISSRNPVHSVLFLILAFVNAAGLFILMGAEFLAMILIVVYVGAVAVLFLFVIMMLDVNFAELREGFLEYLPLGLVIAAIFLLELLLVVGGWTLNPTVTKSITAAIPGDVSNTEAIGLVLYTKYIHYFQLAGMVLLVAMIGAIVLTLRHRASVKRQDINVQNARTPEMAMSVRKVASGRGLQDADAAEWVK, via the coding sequence ATGATCCTTCCCGCGCTGTTCTTCTATCTGTTCGCCGGCGTGTGCGTCGCATCCGCCGCCATGGTCATTTCGTCGCGCAATCCCGTGCACTCGGTGCTGTTTCTGATTCTGGCGTTCGTCAACGCCGCCGGCCTGTTCATCCTGATGGGCGCGGAATTTCTCGCGATGATCCTCATCGTGGTCTATGTCGGCGCGGTCGCGGTGTTGTTCCTGTTCGTCATCATGATGCTGGACGTGAATTTCGCCGAATTGCGCGAGGGCTTTCTCGAATATTTGCCGCTCGGCTTGGTAATCGCAGCGATCTTTTTGCTGGAACTGCTGCTCGTTGTCGGAGGCTGGACCCTCAATCCGACGGTCACGAAATCGATCACCGCGGCCATACCGGGCGACGTCAGCAACACCGAGGCGATCGGCCTCGTACTCTATACGAAGTACATCCATTATTTCCAGCTTGCCGGCATGGTGTTGCTGGTGGCGATGATCGGCGCCATCGTGTTGACGCTGCGGCACAGGGCGAGCGTCAAGCGGCAGGATATCAATGTCCAGAACGCGCGGACGCCCGAGATGGCCATGAGCGTGCGCAAGGTGGCTTCCGGGCGGGGGTTGCAGGACGCCGACGCAGCGGAGTGGGTGAAATGA
- the mce gene encoding methylmalonyl-CoA epimerase has product MLGRLNHVAIAVRDAEKAAKIYGTAFGADISAAVPLPEHGVITVFAALPNTRIEFIQPLGEASPIAKFVERNADGGIHHICYEVPDIVATRDMLIAEGARVLGDGEPKIGAHGKPVLFFHPKDFSGALVEIEQS; this is encoded by the coding sequence ATGCTGGGCCGGCTCAATCATGTGGCGATTGCCGTCAGGGATGCCGAAAAAGCGGCGAAGATCTACGGCACTGCCTTCGGTGCGGATATTTCCGCTGCGGTGCCACTACCGGAGCATGGGGTGATCACCGTGTTTGCGGCGCTGCCCAACACCAGGATCGAATTCATCCAGCCGCTCGGCGAGGCTTCTCCGATTGCGAAGTTTGTCGAGCGCAACGCTGATGGCGGTATTCATCATATCTGCTATGAGGTACCTGATATTGTTGCAACTCGTGATATGCTGATAGCAGAGGGCGCTCGCGTTCTTGGCGACGGCGAGCCGAAGATCGGCGCACATGGCAAGCCGGTGCTTTTCTTCCATCCGAAAGACTTTTCCGGCGCGCTTGTCGAAATCGAGCAATCCTGA
- a CDS encoding NADH-quinone oxidoreductase subunit M has product MTTWPILSVVTFLPLLGALLVWLLARGNDDVANSTARWIALWTTVVTFAVSLILVARFDPTDAGFQFVEHATWLATGIRYHMGVDGISLPLLILTTALLPFCIIASWRAISRQVPAYMIAFLVLETLMIGTFSALDLLLFYVFFEGVLIPMFLIIGIWGGPRRIYATFKFFLYTLLGSVLMLLAIMALYWNAGTTDIPTLMRIPVPYNLQMWAWLAFLASFAVKLPMWPVHTWLPDAHVEAPTAGSVILAGILLKMGGYGFLRFSLPMFPLASHDFAPLMFVLSAIAIVYTSLVALMQDDMKKLIAYSSVAHMGFVTMGIFAGTMQGVHGGVFQMISHGIVSGALFLCVGIIYDRMHTREIAAYGGLVNRMPLYALVFMTFTMANVGLPGTSGFVGEFLSLIGTFKVSIPTAFAATTGIILSAAYALWLYRKVVFGALVKPSLATIKDLTFRECLTLMPLVALTIWLGVYPKPVLDLSAASVQNLVNNYANATAAIKAAALP; this is encoded by the coding sequence ATGACGACCTGGCCGATTCTTTCCGTCGTGACCTTTCTGCCGCTGCTCGGAGCGCTGCTGGTCTGGCTGCTGGCGCGCGGCAATGACGACGTTGCCAACAGCACTGCGCGCTGGATTGCATTATGGACCACCGTCGTCACCTTTGCGGTGTCGCTGATTCTGGTCGCGCGCTTCGATCCCACCGATGCCGGTTTTCAGTTCGTCGAACACGCGACCTGGCTTGCGACCGGTATTCGCTATCACATGGGCGTGGACGGCATCTCGTTGCCGTTGCTGATCCTCACTACGGCATTATTGCCGTTCTGCATTATAGCGAGCTGGCGGGCGATCTCGCGCCAGGTGCCGGCCTACATGATAGCGTTTCTTGTGCTGGAAACGCTGATGATCGGCACCTTCTCGGCGCTCGACCTGTTGTTGTTCTATGTATTTTTTGAAGGCGTCTTGATTCCGATGTTCCTGATCATCGGCATCTGGGGCGGTCCGCGCCGGATCTACGCCACCTTCAAGTTTTTCCTCTATACGCTGCTCGGCTCGGTTCTGATGTTGCTGGCCATCATGGCGCTCTACTGGAATGCCGGCACCACCGACATCCCCACGTTGATGCGGATCCCTGTTCCGTACAATTTGCAGATGTGGGCATGGCTGGCGTTCTTGGCGTCTTTCGCGGTGAAGCTGCCGATGTGGCCAGTGCACACCTGGCTGCCGGATGCGCACGTCGAGGCTCCGACGGCGGGCTCGGTGATTCTTGCGGGAATCCTGCTGAAGATGGGCGGCTACGGCTTCCTGCGCTTCTCGCTGCCGATGTTTCCTCTGGCGTCGCATGATTTCGCGCCGCTGATGTTTGTGCTCTCGGCCATCGCGATCGTCTACACCTCACTGGTGGCGCTGATGCAGGACGACATGAAGAAGCTGATCGCCTATTCGTCGGTCGCGCACATGGGCTTCGTCACCATGGGCATCTTCGCGGGCACCATGCAGGGGGTCCACGGCGGCGTATTCCAGATGATCTCGCACGGTATCGTATCTGGTGCGTTGTTCCTCTGTGTCGGCATTATTTACGACCGTATGCATACCCGCGAGATTGCGGCTTATGGCGGCCTCGTCAACCGGATGCCGCTTTATGCGCTGGTGTTCATGACGTTCACCATGGCCAACGTCGGGCTGCCCGGCACTTCCGGTTTCGTCGGCGAGTTCCTGTCGCTGATCGGCACCTTCAAGGTATCGATCCCCACGGCGTTCGCGGCGACGACGGGCATAATCCTGTCGGCGGCCTACGCGCTGTGGCTCTATCGCAAGGTCGTGTTCGGGGCACTGGTCAAGCCGTCGCTTGCGACGATCAAGGACCTGACGTTCCGTGAATGCCTCACGTTGATGCCGCTGGTTGCGCTGACGATCTGGTTGGGCGTTTATCCGAAGCCGGTGCTCGATCTCTCGGCGGCTTCCGTGCAAAATCTTGTCAATAATTATGCAAATGCGACTGCCGCCATCAAGGCGGCGGCGCTGCCATGA
- the nuoN gene encoding NADH-quinone oxidoreductase subunit NuoN yields MTFEAAGYQLLPVLPEIVLATGAMALLTIGAWCGQRAAALVTVLAVLLLVATGVIEYLLPSGKLITLGGSFIVDDFARFLKILALLGSAATLVLSREFLENQSRRMFEFAILVLLSTVGMMVLISAADLIMLYLGLELMSLALYVVAASDRDNVKSTEAGLKYFVLGALASGMLLYGASLIYGFTGTVSFAGIAAAAKTGSIGVVFGVVFLLAGLCFKVSVVPFHMWTPDVYEGAPTPVTAFFSSAPKVAAMAVFTRVVLTAFSGVVSEWQQIVVFVAIASMALGSFGAIGQRNIKRMMAYSSIGHMGFALVGLAAGTVEGAQGVVLYMVIYTVMTFGAFTVILAMSRKGQALEQISDFAGLSRSNPLLAFFFAMLLFSLAGIPPLAGFFAKFYVFTAAIKAGMVTLSVIGVITSVVGAFYYLNVIKVMYFDERDEATDAVHIELRSVVAVTALFNMLFFAYPGPLVSAATAAAKSLF; encoded by the coding sequence ATGACGTTTGAGGCTGCCGGATATCAATTGCTTCCTGTATTGCCGGAAATCGTGCTGGCGACCGGCGCGATGGCGTTGCTGACGATCGGGGCGTGGTGCGGCCAGCGCGCGGCAGCTCTCGTTACGGTCCTGGCGGTACTCCTTCTCGTCGCGACCGGCGTGATTGAGTATCTGCTGCCGAGCGGCAAGCTGATCACGCTCGGCGGCAGTTTTATCGTCGATGATTTCGCGCGGTTTCTGAAAATTCTGGCTTTGCTAGGCTCGGCGGCGACGCTCGTTCTGTCGCGCGAGTTTCTTGAAAACCAGTCCCGGCGGATGTTCGAGTTCGCGATTCTGGTTTTGCTCTCGACCGTCGGCATGATGGTGCTGATTTCGGCGGCCGACCTGATCATGCTGTATCTCGGGCTCGAGTTGATGAGCCTTGCGCTTTACGTGGTGGCGGCGAGCGATCGTGACAACGTCAAGTCAACCGAGGCAGGCTTGAAATACTTCGTTCTCGGCGCACTGGCGTCCGGGATGCTGCTGTACGGCGCTTCGCTGATCTACGGCTTCACGGGAACCGTCAGCTTTGCAGGCATTGCAGCCGCTGCCAAGACCGGCAGCATCGGCGTTGTATTCGGCGTCGTCTTCCTGTTGGCGGGCCTGTGCTTCAAGGTGTCGGTGGTGCCGTTTCACATGTGGACACCCGACGTTTATGAAGGCGCGCCGACGCCGGTCACGGCATTCTTCTCCTCGGCGCCGAAGGTTGCGGCAATGGCGGTGTTTACCCGCGTGGTGCTGACGGCGTTCTCCGGCGTTGTCTCCGAATGGCAGCAGATCGTGGTGTTCGTGGCGATCGCGTCCATGGCGCTGGGTTCGTTTGGCGCGATCGGACAGCGCAACATCAAGCGCATGATGGCTTATTCGTCGATCGGCCACATGGGTTTTGCGCTGGTCGGTCTCGCTGCCGGCACAGTCGAAGGCGCGCAGGGCGTCGTGCTTTATATGGTCATCTATACCGTCATGACGTTCGGGGCATTCACCGTCATTCTCGCCATGAGCCGTAAAGGCCAGGCCCTGGAGCAGATCAGCGATTTCGCGGGGCTGTCGCGGAGCAATCCGCTGCTGGCGTTCTTCTTTGCAATGCTGCTGTTCTCGCTGGCCGGAATTCCGCCGTTGGCGGGCTTCTTCGCCAAATTCTATGTCTTCACCGCTGCGATCAAGGCGGGAATGGTCACACTGTCCGTGATCGGCGTCATCACCAGCGTGGTGGGCGCGTTCTACTACCTCAACGTCATCAAGGTGATGTATTTCGACGAGCGGGACGAAGCGACAGACGCGGTGCATATCGAATTGCGTTCGGTGGTGGCGGTGACGGCGCTCTTCAACATGCTGTTCTTCGCCTATCCGGGGCCGCTGGTCAGCGCCGCCACGGCGGCTGCGAAGTCATTATTCTGA
- a CDS encoding DUF2946 domain-containing protein, translated as MRRRLERLLPIVMLAMLVQIFAPIAACRAFSNVVADPLAGAICSHAAGGSQDAPADPHQAHSACCTLCCAAHTPTPTADPQASIARIERDADAVVWRERIFGLRLSAAGSNAQARGPPGIS; from the coding sequence ATGCGACGGCGACTGGAAAGACTTCTTCCAATCGTTATGCTTGCGATGCTGGTGCAGATTTTCGCGCCGATCGCTGCTTGCCGGGCGTTCAGCAACGTCGTGGCCGATCCGCTGGCGGGCGCCATCTGTTCGCACGCCGCCGGTGGATCACAAGACGCTCCGGCCGACCCGCACCAGGCACACAGTGCCTGTTGTACTTTGTGCTGTGCAGCACATACCCCGACCCCGACCGCTGACCCGCAGGCCTCGATTGCTAGGATTGAGCGCGACGCCGATGCGGTCGTCTGGCGTGAGCGGATCTTCGGACTGCGGCTATCCGCAGCCGGCTCCAACGCGCAGGCGCGCGGCCCTCCCGGCATTTCCTGA
- a CDS encoding ribonuclease J translates to MARPDELMFAPLGGVGEIGMNLSIYGLGNRHQRSWLAVDLGVSFGDEEHLPGIDLIMPDIRFLEKERKNLVGLVLTHAHEDHFGAIIELWPRLKCPIYATKFSAALFEAKCAAERNPPDIPVTVVPSGGRIDLGPFNVEFVPVAHSIPESHALAIHTAAGIVLHTGDWKIDPTPIIGPPTDERRLRELGDEGVLALIGDSTNAVRDGRSPSETEVAKTIAELVKAARGRVAVTTFASNVGRLRAVADAARAAGREVVVVGRAMERVVQVARETGHLDGMQDFRSADVYGHLPPDKVLALCTGSQGEPRAALSRIAKDDHPQVTLNRGDTVIFSSRTIPGNEKAVGAIINGLVTQGIEVITDRTELVHVSGHPRRDELRDMIAWVRPQLLIPVHGEALHLSEHARLGRAAGVPKVLICKNGDLVRLGPGDPGIIDELPSGRFYKDGAILEDSKSRAVVERRRMAFAGCVFVALAVTEKGELVDDPEIDLVGIPEKNTVGEVIDDIVFDAVVSTVKALPRTRRRDPDAMAESLRRAVRAAVAEEWGKKPLCYVHVLVI, encoded by the coding sequence ATAGCGCGACCCGATGAACTGATGTTCGCTCCGCTCGGGGGTGTGGGTGAGATCGGCATGAACCTGTCGATCTACGGGCTCGGCAACCGCCATCAGCGAAGCTGGCTGGCGGTCGATCTCGGTGTTTCCTTCGGCGACGAGGAGCATTTGCCGGGCATCGATCTCATCATGCCCGACATCCGGTTTCTCGAAAAGGAACGGAAGAACCTCGTCGGTCTCGTACTGACTCACGCCCATGAGGATCACTTCGGCGCGATTATCGAATTGTGGCCGCGCCTGAAATGCCCGATCTACGCCACCAAATTCAGCGCGGCATTGTTCGAGGCCAAATGCGCGGCGGAACGCAATCCGCCGGATATCCCGGTGACCGTGGTGCCCTCGGGTGGTCGCATCGATCTCGGTCCCTTCAACGTTGAATTTGTTCCCGTGGCGCATTCGATTCCGGAATCCCATGCGCTTGCGATTCATACGGCGGCAGGAATCGTGTTGCATACCGGTGACTGGAAGATCGATCCGACCCCCATCATCGGGCCGCCGACCGACGAGCGGCGATTGCGCGAACTTGGCGACGAGGGCGTGCTGGCGCTGATCGGCGATTCCACCAATGCGGTGCGAGACGGGCGCTCGCCGTCCGAAACCGAAGTTGCCAAAACCATCGCAGAATTGGTGAAGGCCGCCAGGGGCCGGGTCGCGGTGACCACGTTCGCATCCAATGTCGGGCGGCTGCGCGCTGTGGCCGATGCCGCGCGCGCGGCTGGACGCGAGGTCGTGGTGGTCGGCCGCGCCATGGAGCGCGTGGTGCAAGTCGCGCGCGAGACCGGACATCTGGACGGGATGCAGGATTTTCGCAGCGCCGACGTGTATGGCCATCTTCCGCCGGACAAGGTGTTGGCGCTGTGCACCGGCAGCCAGGGCGAGCCGCGGGCGGCGCTTTCGCGTATCGCTAAGGATGATCATCCGCAAGTCACGCTGAACCGTGGCGATACCGTGATCTTTTCCTCACGCACCATTCCCGGCAACGAGAAAGCTGTCGGCGCGATCATCAATGGTCTGGTGACCCAGGGCATTGAGGTCATTACCGATCGCACCGAACTGGTTCATGTGTCCGGCCATCCGCGCCGCGACGAACTGCGGGACATGATCGCGTGGGTTCGCCCGCAGTTGCTGATCCCGGTGCACGGTGAGGCTTTGCATCTCTCCGAACATGCGCGGTTGGGCCGCGCCGCAGGCGTGCCGAAAGTCCTGATTTGCAAAAACGGCGATCTGGTCCGGCTTGGACCCGGAGACCCTGGCATCATCGATGAATTGCCGTCGGGACGGTTTTACAAGGATGGCGCCATCCTCGAGGATTCAAAGTCGCGCGCGGTTGTCGAGCGGCGGCGCATGGCATTTGCCGGCTGCGTGTTCGTGGCGCTCGCTGTTACGGAGAAGGGTGAACTGGTTGATGATCCCGAGATCGATCTCGTCGGCATACCGGAGAAGAATACGGTCGGCGAGGTGATCGACGACATTGTTTTCGATGCGGTGGTCTCGACGGTGAAGGCGTTGCCGCGAACGCGGCGGCGCGATCCGGATGCGATGGCCGAGTCATTGCGCCGCGCCGTGCGGGCAGCGGTTGCGGAAGAGTGGGGCAAGAAGCCGCTGTGCTATGTTCACGTTCTGGTGATCTAG
- a CDS encoding biotin--[acetyl-CoA-carboxylase] ligase: protein MTFSLGPRAASAGYRLAAFDSIGSTNAEALMRARAGETGPIWLTTTEQTAGRGRRQRAWLSPRGNLASSVLEVIDTSPAVAATLSFAAGLALEAALQTVSLEARMRSPGSENATFHLKWPNDVLAGGKKLAGILLEAETVAHDRLAVVVGIGTNVIAAPEGIPHPAVSLRDLGIDIGAEDLFRALTEAWVEFRQIWDGGRGFGDIRRLWLDRAAGVGRPVSIQSGASTISGLFDTIDEDGCLIVATSDGKRVAVSAGDVYFGAAASIGAT, encoded by the coding sequence ATGACATTTTCGCTCGGCCCACGAGCTGCATCGGCGGGCTATCGGCTCGCTGCCTTCGACAGCATAGGCTCGACCAACGCCGAAGCGCTGATGCGCGCGCGGGCGGGCGAAACCGGCCCGATCTGGTTGACGACGACGGAGCAGACCGCGGGACGGGGGCGCCGGCAGCGGGCCTGGCTCAGCCCTCGGGGCAATCTGGCCAGCAGCGTTCTCGAAGTCATCGACACGTCGCCTGCTGTAGCGGCGACCCTGAGCTTCGCGGCGGGGCTGGCGCTCGAAGCCGCGCTGCAAACGGTCAGCCTTGAGGCGCGTATGAGGTCTCCGGGTTCGGAGAACGCGACATTTCATTTGAAGTGGCCGAACGATGTGCTGGCAGGCGGCAAGAAACTCGCGGGAATCCTGCTGGAGGCCGAGACCGTCGCACATGACCGTCTGGCCGTGGTCGTCGGCATCGGCACCAATGTCATCGCTGCGCCCGAGGGAATACCGCACCCGGCGGTCTCGCTGCGGGACCTCGGCATTGATATCGGCGCCGAGGATTTGTTTCGCGCGCTGACCGAGGCCTGGGTGGAGTTTCGTCAAATCTGGGACGGGGGCCGAGGTTTCGGCGACATCAGGCGTCTGTGGCTCGACCGGGCGGCGGGGGTCGGCCGACCCGTCTCGATCCAGTCCGGCGCGTCCACGATATCCGGCCTGTTTGATACCATCGACGAGGACGGCTGTTTGATCGTTGCGACCTCCGACGGCAAGCGAGTAGCTGTCTCCGCCGGTGATGTGTATTTTGGCGCGGCGGCATCGATCGGAGCAACATGA